A single Nostoc sp. PCC 7107 DNA region contains:
- a CDS encoding PIN domain-containing protein: protein MNAGEVTRCFVDSNIWLYRFILNSSEPSAVQKQQIATTVTSQENLLVSTQVINEVCANLIRKAGFDNSQIQNLIEDFSEGCEILPVSLETLQYAVKLRSHYLFSFWDSLIVASAVLGQASILYSEDMQNGLMIENFLEIVNPFVEPKT, encoded by the coding sequence ATGAACGCTGGTGAGGTGACACGGTGCTTTGTTGATTCCAATATTTGGCTTTATCGTTTTATTCTGAACTCTAGCGAGCCAAGCGCTGTACAAAAGCAACAAATAGCTACAACCGTTACCAGTCAAGAAAACCTACTTGTTAGTACGCAAGTTATCAATGAAGTTTGTGCAAATTTAATCCGTAAAGCAGGTTTTGATAATTCACAGATTCAAAACTTAATTGAAGATTTTTCCGAAGGTTGTGAAATATTGCCTGTCTCACTAGAAACACTTCAGTATGCAGTCAAATTGCGCTCTCACTATTTGTTCTCGTTTTGGGATAGTCTGATTGTTGCTAGTGCAGTTTTAGGGCAAGCAAGTATTTTGTACTCAGAAGATATGCAAAATGGCTTAATGATTGAAAATTTCTTAGAGATTGTGAATCCATTTGTAGAGCCAAAGACTTGA
- a CDS encoding HEAT repeat domain-containing protein, with protein MTLTEGVALQVDDVYVPLGLVERKKPPKRKDKDDISPEQGSELYKETEVTKTFEHDAFLEEVLKQKNTPKSKGRRIAIIGEPGAGKTTLLQQIADWVSREIQQSIVIWVSLADLYGQKLEEYLLKTWLTTAVRKKGKAKPTQQQENDFIALFNQNHVWLVLDGLDEMSAFSGNPLTEIARQFRESGLISQARIVLTCRVNLWDGGINALDDFDIYRTLDFSYPEQVEKFIHKWFAANPEAGKQLCTALKEPGKERIQDLVKNPLRLTLLCLNWQSVDGKLPDTQAGLYQRFVDKFYEWKQDKFPTTFHQEQQLNLKLGELAKTAIDKETTRFRLRQDFVNSVFKEQEDQVLLKLALNRGWLNCIGVDDKKVYAFFHASFQEYFAAKAINHWDFFFNHVPKNPSKGTYRIFEPQWKQTILLWLGRPEENLKQQKQEFINALINFKDGCGQWNRKDVDKGFYEYRAYFLAAVGIAEFKDCSQADEIVAQIIKWDFGYSSKKQNWVKFRDSISEAARSVLQETERTKAIAPLEQVLQSKILDDNTRRYVADRLGEIDPRNETMIASLVQVLKATSADHHTRLQVAQSKTSGRVFLFFPVKKSLEKIGKDNEAVIAALAQLLQCTTVDEDTHLEAIKILGKIGTGNETAIAALSQLLQCTTVDEDTHLEAIKILGKIGTGNETAIAALAQLLQSINLDNRTGGNVIYSLEKIGIGNKRAIAALVQLLKLPDVSDSTLRKVAESLQKIDPSNETVIFALVRVLQSATADYYNRLEAFESLEKIDPGNEFAIPALLQLLQSTTADNVTRWRVAESLEKIGKGNEFAIAALVEVLQSSTLDDTICSQATNILEKIGKGNEFAIASLVELLQSSNVDDKVRWNVAQSLETINPGNKTVITALEQVVQSTSLDDDDIRLQAATILGRTDSGNQIAIAALKQLLQSKTGDYNIRRRAAIILGRTDPGNQIAINALVKLLRSKTVDNNTCRSIAYWLREISTDNETAITILEQRLQFSTLNNKIRRRLAESLGIIDPGNKIAISALVDLLQSTTVNDGTREKAAYNLEEIGTGNEFMIATLEAVLQSLTLNNKIRCRLAENLGKIDPGNKVAISALVDLLQSTTVDDKTRQDAAYNLEEIGTGDEFAIASLVKVLQSKAVDNKNRSYAASILGEVDPGNKIAISALVKVLESKTLDDDTSEYATKSLKKISTGHDFAISALVQLIQSKTLDEKIRFWAKDSLEEIAIGDETAISALEKVLKSIPANNSRDNDPTRWLVADSLWRIDPGNKEAILALVYVLQTSINKYSSRWAAESLEEFLQNSEDRLQAVKALSNYWQLDGEYYDLAWECAQNLPYPDFYQAWHQRNVTTRTIRSLKQILFTRII; from the coding sequence TTGACATTAACTGAAGGCGTTGCACTGCAAGTTGATGATGTTTATGTACCACTGGGATTAGTTGAGCGTAAAAAACCACCCAAGCGTAAGGATAAGGATGATATATCTCCAGAACAGGGTTCAGAACTGTACAAGGAGACAGAAGTCACCAAAACATTTGAGCATGATGCTTTTTTAGAAGAAGTTCTCAAACAAAAGAACACGCCGAAAAGCAAGGGTAGGCGAATTGCAATTATTGGTGAACCAGGCGCAGGAAAAACAACACTATTACAGCAGATAGCTGATTGGGTATCTCGTGAGATTCAACAGTCAATTGTGATTTGGGTATCTTTAGCAGATTTGTATGGGCAAAAATTAGAGGAATATCTATTAAAGACTTGGCTAACTACTGCTGTGAGGAAAAAAGGTAAAGCTAAACCTACTCAGCAACAGGAAAATGATTTTATTGCTCTGTTTAATCAAAATCATGTCTGGCTAGTGCTAGATGGATTAGATGAAATGTCTGCATTTTCAGGGAATCCGCTAACAGAAATTGCCCGACAATTTCGTGAATCAGGATTAATTAGTCAAGCGCGAATTGTATTAACTTGTCGAGTTAATTTGTGGGATGGCGGTATTAATGCACTTGATGATTTTGATATTTATCGCACTTTAGATTTTTCTTATCCAGAACAAGTAGAGAAATTTATTCACAAATGGTTTGCGGCTAATCCCGAAGCTGGAAAGCAATTATGTACTGCTTTGAAAGAACCAGGTAAAGAACGGATTCAGGATTTAGTGAAAAATCCTCTGCGGTTGACGCTGCTGTGCTTGAATTGGCAATCGGTAGATGGGAAGTTACCCGATACTCAAGCTGGACTTTATCAGCGATTTGTTGATAAATTTTATGAGTGGAAACAAGACAAATTTCCTACAACATTTCACCAAGAGCAACAACTCAATCTCAAACTTGGGGAATTAGCTAAAACAGCAATAGACAAAGAAACAACCCGTTTTCGCTTGCGGCAAGATTTTGTTAATTCCGTCTTTAAGGAACAAGAAGATCAGGTGCTGCTGAAATTGGCACTAAATCGTGGCTGGTTGAACTGTATAGGAGTAGATGATAAAAAAGTTTACGCTTTTTTTCATGCCTCATTTCAAGAGTATTTTGCTGCTAAAGCGATTAATCACTGGGATTTCTTTTTCAACCATGTTCCCAAAAATCCTAGTAAGGGAACTTATCGCATCTTTGAACCACAGTGGAAGCAGACAATATTGCTGTGGTTAGGACGACCAGAAGAAAATTTAAAACAGCAAAAGCAAGAGTTTATTAATGCTTTAATTAATTTTAAAGATGGATGTGGTCAGTGGAATAGGAAAGATGTAGACAAGGGTTTTTATGAATATCGCGCCTACTTTTTAGCGGCGGTGGGAATTGCTGAATTTAAAGATTGTTCACAAGCAGATGAAATAGTAGCGCAAATTATCAAATGGGACTTTGGCTATTCATCTAAAAAACAGAATTGGGTAAAATTTCGTGATTCAATTTCAGAGGCTGCTAGATCAGTATTGCAAGAGACAGAACGCACAAAAGCAATAGCGCCTTTGGAACAAGTGCTGCAATCTAAAATTCTGGATGACAACACCCGCAGATATGTAGCAGATAGGTTAGGGGAAATCGATCCCCGCAATGAAACAATGATCGCATCCTTAGTGCAAGTGCTAAAAGCCACATCTGCGGATCACCACACTCGTTTGCAGGTGGCACAAAGTAAAACATCTGGCAGAGTATTCTTATTTTTTCCAGTAAAAAAAAGTTTAGAGAAAATTGGCAAAGACAATGAAGCGGTAATCGCAGCCTTGGCTCAATTACTGCAATGCACAACAGTGGATGAAGATACTCATTTAGAGGCAATAAAGATTTTAGGAAAAATTGGCACAGGTAATGAAACTGCGATCGCAGCCTTGTCTCAATTACTGCAATGCACAACAGTGGATGAAGATACTCATTTAGAGGCAATAAAGATATTAGGGAAAATTGGCACAGGTAATGAAACTGCGATCGCAGCTTTGGCTCAATTACTGCAATCCATTAATCTGGATAACAGAACAGGTGGAAATGTAATATATAGTTTAGAAAAAATAGGTATAGGCAATAAAAGAGCAATCGCCGCTTTAGTCCAACTTCTAAAATTACCAGATGTGAGCGACTCCACCCTTAGAAAGGTAGCAGAAAGCTTACAGAAAATCGATCCAAGCAATGAAACAGTAATTTTTGCTTTGGTGCGGGTGCTGCAATCTGCAACTGCGGATTACTACAACCGTTTAGAGGCATTTGAGAGTTTAGAGAAAATTGACCCAGGAAATGAATTTGCGATCCCAGCCTTGTTACAACTACTGCAATCCACAACTGCTGATAATGTAACCCGTTGGCGTGTAGCAGAAAGCTTAGAGAAAATCGGCAAAGGCAATGAATTTGCGATCGCTGCCTTAGTGGAAGTCCTACAATCAAGTACTTTAGATGACACAATCTGTTCGCAGGCTACAAATATCTTAGAAAAAATCGGCAAAGGCAATGAATTTGCGATCGCATCGTTAGTAGAACTACTGCAATCAAGCAATGTAGATGATAAAGTCCGTTGGAATGTAGCACAAAGCTTAGAGACAATAAACCCAGGCAATAAAACAGTAATTACCGCCTTAGAACAAGTGGTGCAATCTACAAGTTTGGATGACGACGACATCCGTTTGCAGGCAGCAACTATATTAGGAAGAACCGATTCAGGCAATCAGATTGCGATCGCCGCCTTGAAACAATTACTACAATCAAAAACTGGAGATTACAACATCCGTCGGAGGGCAGCAATTATATTAGGGAGAACCGACCCAGGTAATCAGATTGCGATCAACGCCTTGGTGAAGCTACTGCGATCAAAAACAGTCGATAACAACACCTGTCGGTCGATAGCATACTGGTTAAGGGAAATCAGTACAGACAATGAAACAGCGATCACTATCTTGGAGCAACGGTTACAATTCTCAACTCTGAATAACAAAATTCGTCGTCGGTTAGCAGAAAGCTTAGGGATAATCGATCCAGGTAATAAAATAGCGATTTCTGCCTTGGTGGATTTGCTGCAATCCACAACTGTGAATGACGGAACTCGTGAGAAGGCAGCATATAACTTAGAGGAAATCGGCACAGGTAATGAATTTATGATCGCTACCTTGGAAGCAGTGCTACAATCCTTAACTCTCAATAACAAAATTCGTTGTCGGTTAGCAGAAAATTTAGGCAAAATCGATCCAGGGAATAAAGTGGCGATTTCTGCCTTGGTAGATTTGCTGCAATCAACTACTGTGGATGACAAAACCCGTCAAGATGCAGCATATAACTTAGAGGAAATCGGTACAGGTGATGAATTTGCGATCGCTTCTTTGGTGAAAGTACTGCAATCCAAAGCTGTAGATAACAAAAACCGTAGTTATGCAGCAAGTATATTAGGAGAAGTCGACCCAGGCAATAAAATAGCGATTTCAGCCTTGGTGAAAGTGCTAGAATCCAAAACGCTGGATGACGATACCAGTGAGTATGCAACAAAAAGCTTAAAAAAAATTAGCACAGGTCATGATTTTGCGATCTCTGCCTTAGTGCAACTAATACAATCAAAAACACTGGATGAAAAAATCCGTTTTTGGGCAAAGGATAGCTTGGAGGAAATTGCTATAGGTGATGAAACAGCGATCTCTGCCTTAGAAAAAGTGCTGAAATCCATCCCTGCCAATAACTCTAGAGATAATGATCCTACCCGTTGGTTGGTAGCAGATAGCTTATGGAGAATCGACCCAGGTAATAAAGAAGCAATCTTGGCTTTGGTATATGTGCTACAAACTAGTATAAATAAGTACTCTTCTAGATGGGCAGCAGAAAGCTTAGAAGAATTTCTACAAAATAGCGAAGATCGTCTTCAAGCAGTCAAAGCTTTAAGTAATTATTGGCAACTAGATGGTGAATACTACGATTTAGCCTGGGAATGCGCCCAAAATCTGCCTTACCCTGATTTCTATCAAGCTTGGCATCAGCGTAATGTTACGACTCGCACAATACGAAGCTTAAAGCAAATCCTCTTCACCAGAATCATTTAA
- a CDS encoding DUF433 domain-containing protein, which produces MQNLTRITRNPEVMGGKPCIRGMRVTVGTIFGLMASGQSNNDILQAYPYLEEADIYEALAYTV; this is translated from the coding sequence ATGCAAAATCTCACCAGAATTACCCGCAATCCAGAGGTGATGGGTGGTAAACCCTGCATTCGGGGAATGCGCGTTACTGTTGGTACTATCTTCGGCTTAATGGCATCTGGACAAAGCAATAATGATATTCTCCAAGCGTATCCGTACCTGGAAGAAGCTGATATTTATGAGGCACTTGCCTATACTGTATGA
- a CDS encoding IS630 family transposase: protein MQLIAQYSAIILPQYENIRYFVQDESRFGLKTIEGRKITLPGVKPIGDWQWQFKAFWLYGAVEPLTGESLFWQFSHVDTECYQQFLNEFAACYPKSLNILQVDNGLFHQAKRLQIPENIVLLFQPAHSPELNPIERVWEYLKQDLKWELFDNRRASANQGCSTPSSPHSSNCCFFDWL from the coding sequence TTGCAATTAATTGCTCAATACAGTGCCATTATCTTGCCTCAGTACGAAAATATTCGTTATTTTGTACAAGATGAGAGTCGATTTGGACTCAAAACCATTGAAGGACGTAAAATTACTCTTCCCGGAGTTAAGCCTATTGGTGATTGGCAGTGGCAATTTAAAGCGTTCTGGCTATATGGAGCAGTTGAACCACTTACTGGGGAAAGTTTATTTTGGCAGTTTTCTCATGTTGATACCGAATGCTACCAACAATTTTTGAACGAGTTCGCTGCCTGTTATCCCAAATCACTTAACATTCTCCAAGTTGATAACGGCTTATTTCATCAAGCTAAACGTTTACAAATTCCAGAGAATATTGTTCTTTTGTTCCAGCCTGCTCATTCTCCTGAACTCAATCCCATAGAGCGCGTTTGGGAATATCTCAAGCAAGACTTGAAATGGGAGCTATTTGATAACAGGCGAGCATCTGCAAACCAAGGTTGCTCAACTCCTAGCTCTCCTCACTCCTCAAATTGCTGCTTCTTTGACTGGTTATGA
- a CDS encoding helix-turn-helix domain-containing protein, with protein MVGVTQIEIEESVEELEKLLKHQKQSRSKERIQALYLIKGQEMSVSEIAKILGKHRATVHRWLADYREGGIEAVVEFGTSSGRKRAIPDWAVSSLKKQLEQPEGGFQRYTQIQHWLEKTLGVQAEYATVHHLARYRLKAKLKVPRPRNRKQDEEKLESFKKNSVMTCN; from the coding sequence ATGGTAGGGGTAACACAAATCGAGATAGAAGAAAGTGTCGAGGAACTAGAGAAGTTGCTCAAACATCAAAAACAGTCTCGGAGCAAAGAACGTATACAAGCCCTATATCTGATTAAAGGGCAAGAAATGAGTGTAAGTGAGATTGCTAAAATCTTGGGAAAACATCGAGCTACAGTACATCGATGGTTGGCAGATTATCGAGAAGGAGGAATTGAGGCGGTTGTTGAATTTGGAACGAGTTCAGGTCGAAAAAGAGCAATACCAGATTGGGCTGTATCGAGTTTGAAAAAACAACTCGAACAACCAGAAGGTGGGTTTCAACGGTACACACAAATACAACATTGGTTAGAAAAAACCTTGGGTGTGCAAGCTGAGTACGCAACTGTACATCATCTGGCACGTTACAGGCTCAAAGCCAAGCTGAAAGTCCCACGTCCGCGTAACCGAAAACAGGACGAAGAAAAACTAGAGTCTTTTAAAAAAAACTCGGTGATGACTTGCAATTAA
- a CDS encoding diflavin flavoprotein has protein sequence MPDTKPRDVQVLPIATDTTVMRSRSWARLRFEIEYALAKGTTANSYLIQADKIVLIDPPGETFTQIYLDALQQRIDVTAIDYVILGHINPNRAATLKALLEIAPQITFVCSNPGAINLRGALENPDLPMIVMRGEETLDLGKGHNLQFIPTPNPRYADELCTYDPQTEILYTDKLFGAHICGDQVLDEGWEIINEDRRYYYDCLMAPHARQVETALDKLADFPARLYATGHGPLVRYGLIELTKAYRQWSQQQTSADLTVALIYASAYGNTATLAQAIARGITKAGVAVESINCEFTEPEEIRAAVEKSAGFVMGSPTLGGHAPTPVQTALGIVLSTGTNNKLAGVFGSFGWSGEAVDLIESRLKDAGYRFGFDTIRVKFKPDDATLQLCEEAGTDFAQALKKAKKVRSQSIPATNVEQAVGRIVGSLCVLTAKQEDRASAMLASWVAQASFNPPGLTIAVAKERAVEPLTHSGNEFVLNILKEGSHIGLMKHFLKPFGPGEDRFAGVAIEESTNGSPILADALAYLECKVQHRMESGDHWLVYATVENGKVLNQDGVTAVHYRKSATHY, from the coding sequence ATGCCAGATACTAAACCTCGTGATGTACAAGTATTGCCCATTGCTACAGATACAACTGTAATGCGATCGCGCAGTTGGGCAAGGTTAAGATTTGAAATTGAATATGCCCTAGCTAAAGGGACTACAGCTAACTCTTATTTAATTCAAGCTGACAAAATAGTTTTGATTGACCCGCCTGGGGAAACTTTCACGCAAATTTATCTGGATGCGTTGCAACAGCGTATTGATGTGACAGCGATTGATTATGTCATTCTCGGTCACATCAACCCTAACCGCGCCGCGACTTTAAAAGCTTTACTAGAAATTGCACCCCAAATTACCTTTGTTTGTTCTAACCCAGGGGCGATAAATTTACGCGGTGCTTTAGAAAATCCCGACTTACCAATGATTGTGATGCGGGGGGAAGAAACCCTAGATTTGGGTAAGGGACATAACTTGCAATTCATTCCTACACCCAACCCCCGCTACGCCGATGAACTCTGCACCTACGACCCCCAAACCGAAATTCTCTACACCGATAAGTTATTTGGGGCGCATATCTGCGGCGACCAAGTATTAGATGAAGGCTGGGAAATTATTAACGAAGACCGCCGTTATTATTATGACTGCCTCATGGCTCCCCACGCGCGGCAAGTCGAAACGGCACTAGACAAACTCGCGGATTTTCCAGCACGTTTGTATGCTACAGGACACGGGCCTTTAGTACGTTACGGCTTAATTGAACTGACTAAAGCTTATCGCCAATGGAGTCAACAGCAAACCTCGGCTGACTTGACAGTGGCATTAATTTATGCTTCTGCTTATGGAAATACTGCCACCTTAGCCCAAGCGATCGCTCGTGGCATCACAAAAGCTGGTGTGGCGGTAGAATCAATTAACTGCGAATTTACTGAACCAGAAGAAATCCGCGCGGCTGTGGAAAAATCTGCTGGTTTTGTCATGGGTTCGCCAACGCTAGGTGGTCACGCACCGACACCTGTGCAAACAGCTTTAGGGATTGTGTTATCTACAGGAACTAATAATAAACTAGCTGGTGTCTTTGGTTCCTTTGGTTGGAGTGGTGAGGCGGTCGATTTAATTGAAAGCCGACTTAAAGATGCTGGCTATCGCTTTGGGTTTGATACCATCCGCGTCAAGTTTAAACCAGATGATGCTACCTTGCAATTGTGCGAAGAAGCCGGAACCGACTTTGCTCAAGCACTGAAGAAAGCCAAAAAAGTGCGATCGCAAAGTATCCCCGCCACCAATGTTGAACAAGCAGTAGGACGCATTGTTGGTTCTTTGTGTGTGCTGACAGCCAAACAAGAAGATAGAGCCAGCGCCATGTTAGCTTCATGGGTAGCCCAAGCCAGCTTTAATCCACCAGGGTTAACTATTGCCGTTGCTAAAGAACGGGCAGTAGAACCACTGACCCACTCAGGTAACGAATTTGTCCTGAATATTCTCAAAGAGGGCAGTCACATAGGGTTGATGAAACATTTCCTCAAACCCTTCGGCCCTGGAGAAGACCGATTTGCTGGTGTCGCCATTGAAGAAAGTACAAATGGTTCTCCGATTTTGGCTGATGCTTTAGCATACTTAGAATGTAAAGTGCAGCACCGGATGGAATCTGGCGACCACTGGCTAGTTTATGCGACTGTGGAAAACGGTAAGGTGTTGAATCAAGATGGTGTGACGGCGGTGCATTATCGCAAGTCGGCTACGCATTATTGA
- a CDS encoding DUF3598 family protein gives MTSQWECLLQNLGEWQGSFTRFSPPGTLLEDIKSVVSFEGLNENQTMRQIVHREGQEDLVLEYSSLAKSILFFENGAFSQGSIQLAPFTEFGAELGLIYENRRLRLVQLFDKNGQLDKLTLIREHLAGTAPVENPPLTVNDLLGEWHGEAITIYPDWRSPDTFSSTLKLHLDDTGRLVQSLTFGQRTITSTATIKGSIIHFDQDPQKQVQILLLPNGASATSPLQVKLRQPLFLEVGWLIQPNLRQRMVRTYSDKGEWVSLTLVTEQKV, from the coding sequence ATGACATCTCAATGGGAATGCTTATTACAAAATCTCGGTGAATGGCAAGGTTCATTCACGCGATTTTCACCCCCAGGGACACTTTTAGAAGATATTAAAAGTGTTGTTTCCTTTGAAGGATTAAACGAAAACCAAACTATGCGTCAAATTGTCCACCGTGAAGGACAAGAAGATTTAGTCTTAGAATACAGTTCTTTAGCTAAGAGTATACTATTCTTTGAAAATGGTGCTTTTTCCCAAGGTTCGATTCAGTTAGCACCATTTACCGAATTTGGTGCAGAACTAGGTTTAATTTATGAAAATCGCCGCTTACGTTTAGTGCAGTTATTTGATAAAAACGGACAGCTAGATAAACTAACTTTAATTAGAGAACATTTAGCCGGAACCGCACCAGTAGAGAATCCTCCCTTAACCGTAAATGATTTATTGGGAGAATGGCACGGTGAAGCAATTACAATATATCCTGACTGGCGATCGCCTGATACTTTCTCTTCAACTTTAAAATTACATTTAGATGATACTGGACGATTAGTCCAGAGTTTGACTTTTGGACAAAGAACCATCACTTCAACAGCAACTATCAAAGGTTCTATAATTCACTTTGACCAAGACCCACAAAAGCAAGTACAAATTTTATTATTACCTAACGGAGCTTCAGCAACATCGCCATTGCAAGTAAAATTACGTCAACCCTTATTTTTAGAAGTTGGTTGGTTAATTCAACCTAACCTACGCCAGCGTATGGTTCGCACTTACAGCGATAAAGGTGAATGGGTAAGCCTAACTTTGGTGACTGAACAAAAAGTGTAA
- a CDS encoding Uma2 family endonuclease: MVQIPAKTLTLTEFLNLPETEPASEYIDGRIIQKPMPQGEDSAIQTELAPAINLVVKPQKIARAFCELRCTFGNRSIVPDVSVFLWDRIPRQENGGVANVFSTAPDWTIEILSPDQSQTKVIKNILHYLKYGTQMGWLIDPKEKSVFVYLPNQPTNVYKEPETKLPVPEFAKDLSLTVEDLFSWLLE, encoded by the coding sequence ATGGTACAAATCCCTGCTAAAACTCTGACTCTTACAGAATTCCTCAATTTACCAGAGACAGAACCTGCTAGTGAATATATTGATGGACGTATTATTCAAAAACCAATGCCACAAGGAGAAGATAGTGCAATTCAAACAGAGTTAGCACCTGCAATTAATTTAGTTGTAAAACCCCAAAAAATTGCGCGGGCTTTTTGTGAACTGCGTTGTACATTTGGCAATCGCTCAATTGTTCCTGACGTTTCTGTGTTTTTGTGGGATAGAATACCTCGTCAAGAAAATGGTGGGGTTGCGAATGTCTTCTCAACTGCACCAGATTGGACAATTGAAATTTTATCTCCTGATCAAAGTCAAACTAAAGTTATCAAGAATATTCTCCATTATCTCAAGTATGGAACTCAGATGGGATGGTTAATTGATCCTAAAGAAAAATCTGTGTTTGTTTACTTGCCAAATCAACCAACTAATGTTTATAAAGAACCGGAAACAAAGTTACCAGTTCCAGAATTTGCTAAAGATTTAAGCTTAACAGTAGAAGATTTATTTAGCTGGTTACTGGAGTGA
- a CDS encoding ABC transporter permease — translation MFKFFTKLDYLLKETFLGLLRGGWMNWAAVSTVAVLLFLFGLSLQTSWQVEKLLNQFGSQLEVSVYLEPGIDAKSIEHLVVKIPEVVAMQTVTKEEAWTKLVKDLRIADIDGATQQLGENPLVDEMKVKARNSQAVPVLATHLAKLRGVDTVQYVDEAVKRIAQLHRGLNWFTLTITSILTLTAIAVTTTTIRLIVLARRHEIEIMQLVGATSAWIYLPFILQGILFGLVGGAIAWSFISVIEQFLGKLLANQPEFIQFLANGLQLAPTQILLLPLILLSFGATVGLIGSLFAVHRFAKA, via the coding sequence GTGTTCAAATTTTTTACTAAACTTGACTATTTACTCAAAGAAACCTTTTTAGGATTATTACGTGGCGGTTGGATGAATTGGGCTGCTGTTAGCACTGTGGCGGTGTTATTATTTTTGTTTGGTTTGAGTCTGCAAACTTCGTGGCAGGTAGAAAAACTCCTGAATCAATTTGGTAGCCAGTTAGAGGTTTCCGTATATTTAGAACCAGGAATAGACGCTAAAAGCATAGAACATTTGGTAGTGAAAATACCTGAAGTTGTGGCGATGCAAACGGTTACAAAAGAAGAAGCTTGGACAAAATTAGTCAAAGATTTGAGAATTGCGGATATTGACGGTGCGACTCAACAGCTAGGGGAAAATCCTTTAGTTGATGAGATGAAGGTAAAAGCGCGTAACTCTCAAGCTGTACCAGTTTTAGCCACACATCTGGCGAAATTGCGGGGAGTTGATACGGTGCAGTATGTAGATGAAGCCGTAAAACGCATCGCTCAGTTGCATCGAGGTTTGAACTGGTTTACTTTGACAATTACCAGTATTTTGACTTTAACTGCGATCGCTGTTACTACTACCACCATTCGCCTGATTGTCTTGGCGCGACGGCACGAAATTGAAATTATGCAACTAGTAGGCGCAACTTCCGCCTGGATTTACCTACCGTTTATTTTACAGGGAATTTTATTTGGTTTAGTTGGCGGTGCGATCGCTTGGAGTTTTATTTCCGTCATCGAACAATTTTTAGGCAAATTACTCGCTAATCAACCAGAGTTTATCCAATTCCTTGCCAATGGTTTGCAACTTGCACCCACACAAATCTTATTATTACCTCTGATTCTCTTAAGTTTCGGTGCAACGGTAGGATTAATAGGCAGCTTATTTGCAGTGCATCGATTTGCTAAGGCTTAG
- a CDS encoding DUF5063 domain-containing protein, protein MLLLSIFTICRILFSNWYKYCDWAEGYSDNPEQDIITARKLLAELHLGIIDLLEIDLPDMNCEEEVETVRSSYELSSIYQRLKILPIDNYWDVFEPLNLEDNQPVLNSIIDDLNDIYQDLKRGLIIYNQAYFMEALWEWCFHFEIHWGAHLVGAQRAIHNYFS, encoded by the coding sequence ATGCTACTTCTGTCTATTTTTACCATCTGTCGCATTCTTTTTTCAAATTGGTATAAGTATTGTGATTGGGCAGAAGGTTATAGTGATAATCCAGAGCAGGACATAATAACGGCTCGAAAGCTTTTAGCTGAACTTCATTTGGGTATAATTGATTTGCTTGAAATTGATTTACCTGATATGAATTGTGAGGAAGAAGTAGAAACTGTTCGTTCATCTTACGAATTAAGCAGTATTTATCAACGATTAAAGATATTGCCAATTGATAATTACTGGGATGTGTTTGAACCACTGAATCTAGAAGATAATCAACCTGTACTCAACAGTATTATCGATGATTTAAATGATATTTATCAAGACTTAAAGAGAGGTCTTATAATTTACAATCAGGCTTATTTTATGGAAGCATTATGGGAATGGTGTTTTCATTTTGAAATTCATTGGGGCGCTCATTTAGTGGGAGCGCAAAGGGCAATTCATAATTATTTTTCGTAG